One genomic segment of Syngnathus acus chromosome 1, fSynAcu1.2, whole genome shotgun sequence includes these proteins:
- the dok7 gene encoding protein Dok-7 isoform X3 has protein sequence MTDTVVAEGQVKFRDGKKWKSRWVVVRKPSPVADCLSVLAYKDKKKTKQRLGVTLEGIYGVEPGPGYDGVSVTLSILCLSHTLVLGFHSREALLAWDAHVRYSLGEVHRFGVNVEPGTKLETGPASLHLCNNLLGLSRGLPPVIIGHWKLSTLRRYGAVPNGFVFEGGTRCGFWAGVFFLSCSEAEQISFLFDCIVRGVNPNRVPQGLRPSLPAENPNADPASVEERINQEASELEKRLSMLSTCSLASSTASTYSCSTSVAGDDRSMSSSSSSQSDTSYGSRRPLWAEPFAKSHLPSETASSSSTLKALTSSDDRLYSAVMGSCGPSSTQLQPRGLHDSGRQSSLDSGIGIATGSSGSFSSCTGSVEMATQGAGEEFGSLTSLPAQRLSDDLLRQHYDTPRSVIQNRTLRDCSAVQEHSSDSTFGSQNQGLTKGLPGSEPQRQALLPCSLSWPGERTPPLDTEYKSIPWQGRALSEERQCCYGFDNYITPEQWRTANSRSLLMQVGNASSGPQPSADSPDQPCVRADPHDDDDLIRMLSSVPASSPLQPITLSTPRPQSQCDGSIARYTHGNNSAMETAQRVGVEHTPGREGRLTQMDDRRQGPPR, from the exons ATGACGGATACAGTTGTCGCGGAGGGACAAGTCAAGTTTAGAGATGGCAAAAAG TGGAAATCTCGATGGGTTGTCGTTCGGAAGCCTTCTCCGGTGGCag actgtctgtctgtgctggcctacaaagacaagaagaaaaCCAAGCAGCGTCTCGGCGTGACATTAGAG ggcaTCTATGGTGTGGAACCAGGGCCTGGTTATGACGGCGTCAGCGTCACCCTTTCTATTTTGTGCCTGTCACACACACTGGTGCTGGGCTTCCACAGTCGAGAAGCTCTCCTGGCCTGGGATGCCCATGTACGCTACAGCCTGGGAGAAG TCCACAGATTTGGTGTCAATGTGGAGCCTGGTACCAAATTGGAGACTGGCCCCGCCTCTCTGCACCTGTGCAACAACCTACTGGGCCTTAGCAGGGGCCTCCCTCCCGTCATCATCGGTCACTGGAAGCTGTCCACGTTACGGCGATATGGCGCTGTGCCGAACGGCTTCGTGTTTGAGGGCGGGACTCGCTGCGGATTCT GGGCCGGCGTTTTCTTCTTGTCCTGCTCAGAGGCAGAGCAGATCAGTTTTCTATTTGACTGCATTGTCAGAGGCGTCAATCCCAACAGGGTCCCGCAAGGGCTGCGACCTTCCCTGCCAG CAGAGAACCCCAATGCTGATCCGGCATCAGTTGAAGAACGGATCAACCAGGAAGCCTCAGAGCTGGAGAAAAGACTGAGCATGCTGTCCACTTGCAGTCTTGCAAGCAGCACAG CCTCCACTTACAGCTGCAGCACATCTGTTGCCGGGGACGACCGCAGCATgtccagctcctcctccagccaATCAGATACCAGCTACGGGAGCCGACGTCCGCTCTGGGCAGAGCCCTTTGCGAAGTCTCACCTCCCCAGCGAGACGGCGTCAAGCTCATCCACGCTGAAGGCCTTGACCTCTTCAGATGACCGCCTATATTCTGCTGTGATGGGAAGCTGTGGTCCATCTTCCACGCAACTCCAACCTCGGGGTCTCCATGACAGCGGGCGCCAGAGCTCGTTGGACAGCGGCATTGGGATAGCGACCGGGAGTTCGGGCAGTTTCTCCTCCTGTACAGGGAGTGTGGAGATGGCCACTCAGGGAGCAGGGGAGGAATTTGGCTCCCTGACCAGTCTACCTGCTCAGAGGCTTAGCGATGACCTGCTCAGACAACACTATGATACACCCAGGAGTGTGATCCAGAACAGAACCCTGAGGGACTGCTCAGCAGTTCAAGAGCACTCCTCTGACAGCACGTTTGGAAGTCAGAACCAAGGACTGACAAAAGGTCTGCCAGGATCGGAGCCTCAGCGCCAGGCTTTGTTGCCGTGCTCTCTCTCCTGGCCCGGTGAGAGGACGCCCCCTCTGGACACTGAGTACAAGTCCATACCCTGGCAAGGAAGGGCACTTTCTGAAGAAAGACAG TGCTGTTATGGTTTTGATAACTACATCACACCAGAGCAATGGCGCACAGCAAATAGCAGAAGTTTGCTGATGCAG GTTGGCAATGCTTCATCAGGTCCACAGCCTTCTGCTGATTCACCAG ACCAGCCGTGTGTGAGAGCGGATccccatgatgatgatgatctgATTAGGATGCTATCCTCTGTGCCAGCCTCCAGCCCTCTGCAGCCCATCACACTGAGCACACCCAGGCCACAGTCACAATGTG ATGGCTCCATTGCCAGGTACACCCATGGAAACAACAGCGCCATGGAAACAGCACAGCGAGTAGGAGTGGAGCACACGCCGGGCAGGGAAGGCCGACTGACTCAGATGGACGACAGGCGGCAAGGGCCACCGCGCTGA
- the dok7 gene encoding protein Dok-7 isoform X2, translating into MTDTVVAEGQVKFRDGKKWKSRWVVVRKPSPVADCLSVLAYKDKKKTKQRLGVTLEGIYGVEPGPGYDGVSVTLSILCLSHTLVLGFHSREALLAWDAHVRYSLGEVHRFGVNVEPGTKLETGPASLHLCNNLLGLSRGLPPVIIGHWKLSTLRRYGAVPNGFVFEGGTRCGFWAGVFFLSCSEAEQISFLFDCIVRGVNPNRVPQGLRPSLPENPNADPASVEERINQEASELEKRLSMLSTCSLASSTASTYSCSTSVAGDDRSMSSSSSSQSDTSYGSRRPLWAEPFAKSHLPSETASSSSTLKALTSSDDRLYSAVMGSCGPSSTQLQPRGLHDSGRQSSLDSGIGIATGSSGSFSSCTGSVEMATQGAGEEFGSLTSLPAQRLSDDLLRQHYDTPRSVIQNRTLRDCSAVQEHSSDSTFGSQNQGLTKGLPGSEPQRQALLPCSLSWPGERTPPLDTEYKSIPWQGRALSEERQCCYGFDNYITPEQWRTANSRSLLMQVGNASSGPQPSADSPDQPCVRADPHDDDDLIRMLSSVPASSPLQPITLSTPRPQSQCEDGSIARYTHGNNSAMETAQRVGVEHTPGREGRLTQMDDRRQGPPR; encoded by the exons ATGACGGATACAGTTGTCGCGGAGGGACAAGTCAAGTTTAGAGATGGCAAAAAG TGGAAATCTCGATGGGTTGTCGTTCGGAAGCCTTCTCCGGTGGCag actgtctgtctgtgctggcctacaaagacaagaagaaaaCCAAGCAGCGTCTCGGCGTGACATTAGAG ggcaTCTATGGTGTGGAACCAGGGCCTGGTTATGACGGCGTCAGCGTCACCCTTTCTATTTTGTGCCTGTCACACACACTGGTGCTGGGCTTCCACAGTCGAGAAGCTCTCCTGGCCTGGGATGCCCATGTACGCTACAGCCTGGGAGAAG TCCACAGATTTGGTGTCAATGTGGAGCCTGGTACCAAATTGGAGACTGGCCCCGCCTCTCTGCACCTGTGCAACAACCTACTGGGCCTTAGCAGGGGCCTCCCTCCCGTCATCATCGGTCACTGGAAGCTGTCCACGTTACGGCGATATGGCGCTGTGCCGAACGGCTTCGTGTTTGAGGGCGGGACTCGCTGCGGATTCT GGGCCGGCGTTTTCTTCTTGTCCTGCTCAGAGGCAGAGCAGATCAGTTTTCTATTTGACTGCATTGTCAGAGGCGTCAATCCCAACAGGGTCCCGCAAGGGCTGCGACCTTCCCTGCCAG AGAACCCCAATGCTGATCCGGCATCAGTTGAAGAACGGATCAACCAGGAAGCCTCAGAGCTGGAGAAAAGACTGAGCATGCTGTCCACTTGCAGTCTTGCAAGCAGCACAG CCTCCACTTACAGCTGCAGCACATCTGTTGCCGGGGACGACCGCAGCATgtccagctcctcctccagccaATCAGATACCAGCTACGGGAGCCGACGTCCGCTCTGGGCAGAGCCCTTTGCGAAGTCTCACCTCCCCAGCGAGACGGCGTCAAGCTCATCCACGCTGAAGGCCTTGACCTCTTCAGATGACCGCCTATATTCTGCTGTGATGGGAAGCTGTGGTCCATCTTCCACGCAACTCCAACCTCGGGGTCTCCATGACAGCGGGCGCCAGAGCTCGTTGGACAGCGGCATTGGGATAGCGACCGGGAGTTCGGGCAGTTTCTCCTCCTGTACAGGGAGTGTGGAGATGGCCACTCAGGGAGCAGGGGAGGAATTTGGCTCCCTGACCAGTCTACCTGCTCAGAGGCTTAGCGATGACCTGCTCAGACAACACTATGATACACCCAGGAGTGTGATCCAGAACAGAACCCTGAGGGACTGCTCAGCAGTTCAAGAGCACTCCTCTGACAGCACGTTTGGAAGTCAGAACCAAGGACTGACAAAAGGTCTGCCAGGATCGGAGCCTCAGCGCCAGGCTTTGTTGCCGTGCTCTCTCTCCTGGCCCGGTGAGAGGACGCCCCCTCTGGACACTGAGTACAAGTCCATACCCTGGCAAGGAAGGGCACTTTCTGAAGAAAGACAG TGCTGTTATGGTTTTGATAACTACATCACACCAGAGCAATGGCGCACAGCAAATAGCAGAAGTTTGCTGATGCAG GTTGGCAATGCTTCATCAGGTCCACAGCCTTCTGCTGATTCACCAG ACCAGCCGTGTGTGAGAGCGGATccccatgatgatgatgatctgATTAGGATGCTATCCTCTGTGCCAGCCTCCAGCCCTCTGCAGCCCATCACACTGAGCACACCCAGGCCACAGTCACAATGTG AAGATGGCTCCATTGCCAGGTACACCCATGGAAACAACAGCGCCATGGAAACAGCACAGCGAGTAGGAGTGGAGCACACGCCGGGCAGGGAAGGCCGACTGACTCAGATGGACGACAGGCGGCAAGGGCCACCGCGCTGA
- the dok7 gene encoding protein Dok-7 isoform X1 yields the protein MTDTVVAEGQVKFRDGKKWKSRWVVVRKPSPVADCLSVLAYKDKKKTKQRLGVTLEGIYGVEPGPGYDGVSVTLSILCLSHTLVLGFHSREALLAWDAHVRYSLGEVHRFGVNVEPGTKLETGPASLHLCNNLLGLSRGLPPVIIGHWKLSTLRRYGAVPNGFVFEGGTRCGFWAGVFFLSCSEAEQISFLFDCIVRGVNPNRVPQGLRPSLPAENPNADPASVEERINQEASELEKRLSMLSTCSLASSTASTYSCSTSVAGDDRSMSSSSSSQSDTSYGSRRPLWAEPFAKSHLPSETASSSSTLKALTSSDDRLYSAVMGSCGPSSTQLQPRGLHDSGRQSSLDSGIGIATGSSGSFSSCTGSVEMATQGAGEEFGSLTSLPAQRLSDDLLRQHYDTPRSVIQNRTLRDCSAVQEHSSDSTFGSQNQGLTKGLPGSEPQRQALLPCSLSWPGERTPPLDTEYKSIPWQGRALSEERQCCYGFDNYITPEQWRTANSRSLLMQVGNASSGPQPSADSPDQPCVRADPHDDDDLIRMLSSVPASSPLQPITLSTPRPQSQCEDGSIARYTHGNNSAMETAQRVGVEHTPGREGRLTQMDDRRQGPPR from the exons ATGACGGATACAGTTGTCGCGGAGGGACAAGTCAAGTTTAGAGATGGCAAAAAG TGGAAATCTCGATGGGTTGTCGTTCGGAAGCCTTCTCCGGTGGCag actgtctgtctgtgctggcctacaaagacaagaagaaaaCCAAGCAGCGTCTCGGCGTGACATTAGAG ggcaTCTATGGTGTGGAACCAGGGCCTGGTTATGACGGCGTCAGCGTCACCCTTTCTATTTTGTGCCTGTCACACACACTGGTGCTGGGCTTCCACAGTCGAGAAGCTCTCCTGGCCTGGGATGCCCATGTACGCTACAGCCTGGGAGAAG TCCACAGATTTGGTGTCAATGTGGAGCCTGGTACCAAATTGGAGACTGGCCCCGCCTCTCTGCACCTGTGCAACAACCTACTGGGCCTTAGCAGGGGCCTCCCTCCCGTCATCATCGGTCACTGGAAGCTGTCCACGTTACGGCGATATGGCGCTGTGCCGAACGGCTTCGTGTTTGAGGGCGGGACTCGCTGCGGATTCT GGGCCGGCGTTTTCTTCTTGTCCTGCTCAGAGGCAGAGCAGATCAGTTTTCTATTTGACTGCATTGTCAGAGGCGTCAATCCCAACAGGGTCCCGCAAGGGCTGCGACCTTCCCTGCCAG CAGAGAACCCCAATGCTGATCCGGCATCAGTTGAAGAACGGATCAACCAGGAAGCCTCAGAGCTGGAGAAAAGACTGAGCATGCTGTCCACTTGCAGTCTTGCAAGCAGCACAG CCTCCACTTACAGCTGCAGCACATCTGTTGCCGGGGACGACCGCAGCATgtccagctcctcctccagccaATCAGATACCAGCTACGGGAGCCGACGTCCGCTCTGGGCAGAGCCCTTTGCGAAGTCTCACCTCCCCAGCGAGACGGCGTCAAGCTCATCCACGCTGAAGGCCTTGACCTCTTCAGATGACCGCCTATATTCTGCTGTGATGGGAAGCTGTGGTCCATCTTCCACGCAACTCCAACCTCGGGGTCTCCATGACAGCGGGCGCCAGAGCTCGTTGGACAGCGGCATTGGGATAGCGACCGGGAGTTCGGGCAGTTTCTCCTCCTGTACAGGGAGTGTGGAGATGGCCACTCAGGGAGCAGGGGAGGAATTTGGCTCCCTGACCAGTCTACCTGCTCAGAGGCTTAGCGATGACCTGCTCAGACAACACTATGATACACCCAGGAGTGTGATCCAGAACAGAACCCTGAGGGACTGCTCAGCAGTTCAAGAGCACTCCTCTGACAGCACGTTTGGAAGTCAGAACCAAGGACTGACAAAAGGTCTGCCAGGATCGGAGCCTCAGCGCCAGGCTTTGTTGCCGTGCTCTCTCTCCTGGCCCGGTGAGAGGACGCCCCCTCTGGACACTGAGTACAAGTCCATACCCTGGCAAGGAAGGGCACTTTCTGAAGAAAGACAG TGCTGTTATGGTTTTGATAACTACATCACACCAGAGCAATGGCGCACAGCAAATAGCAGAAGTTTGCTGATGCAG GTTGGCAATGCTTCATCAGGTCCACAGCCTTCTGCTGATTCACCAG ACCAGCCGTGTGTGAGAGCGGATccccatgatgatgatgatctgATTAGGATGCTATCCTCTGTGCCAGCCTCCAGCCCTCTGCAGCCCATCACACTGAGCACACCCAGGCCACAGTCACAATGTG AAGATGGCTCCATTGCCAGGTACACCCATGGAAACAACAGCGCCATGGAAACAGCACAGCGAGTAGGAGTGGAGCACACGCCGGGCAGGGAAGGCCGACTGACTCAGATGGACGACAGGCGGCAAGGGCCACCGCGCTGA